GATCGCCGAGGCCACCGCCGTCACCGCGGACGGCCGCATCTCGCCCGCGGACCTGGGGATCTGGAGCGACGCGCACGCCGAGGCGCTGGCGCCGATCGCGCGCTTCGTCGAGGCCAACGGCGCGGTCGCCGGCATCCAGCTGGCGCACGCGGGGCGGAAGGCGAGCACCGCGCCGCCGTGGAAAGGCGGCGGCTACGTCGATCCCGCACAGGGCGGCTGGCGGCCGATTTGGGCGCCGAGTGCGATTCCTTTCCACGCGGAGGCGCCCGTCCCCGAGGCGCTGGACGCGGCGGGGATCGCGTCGGTCGTGGACGCGTTCGCGGCGGCGGCGGTGCGGGCGCGCGAAGCGGGGTTTCGGCTGGCGGAGATCCACGCGGCGCACGGCTACCTGCTGCACCAGTTCCTCTCGCCGCTCAGCAACCACCGCGACGACGCGTACGGCGGCAGCTTCGAGAACCGCACCCGCATCGTGCGCGACGTAGTCCAGGCGGTGCGGCGGGTGTGGCCGGACGATCTCCCGCTCTTCGTCCGCATCTCCGCGACCGATTGGGTGGAAGGGGGATGGGACGCCGAGCAGTCGGTGGAGCTCGCGCGGATGCTGGGGCCGCTGGGTGTGGATGTGATCGACTGCTCGTCGGGCGGGAACGTGGCGCGCGTGCGGATCCCGATCGGCCCCGGCTACCAGGTGGAGTTCGCCGAGCGCATCCGCCGCGAGGCCGGCGTGGCCACGGCGGCCGTGGGGCTCATCACCAGCGCCCCGCAGGCGGACGCCATCGTGCGCGAGGGGCGCGCGGACATGGTCCTGCTCGCGCGCCAGCTCCTGCGCGACCCGTACTGGCCGCTGCACGCCGCGAAGGAGCTGGGCGTGCCCGGGGACTGGCCGGTCCAGTATCAGCGCGCGGTGGACTGATATGATACCGAATCCGCAAGGAGAGCGGGCCTTCCGCGCCCGTCTCCCTGACGTCATCCTGAGGCCGGCCACGCCGCAACCAGTTTCCGCGCAGAACCTTGCAGGCCGAAGGATCCATACCCGGTCCAGCACGTCAGCCGGGAGGCACATCGAGTCTTCGTCCGGATGCAGTGTGACGCGGGCAGGCGCAGGCGCGTCTCCCCGGCTCACGTGCTGTGCGGATGATAGATCCTTCGGCCTGCAACCTGTTGCGTGGACACGGATTGCGTCGTCGTCGGCCTCAGGATGACGTCGGGTGGGACCACTGCCGAATCGCCTTCAGCGATTGCGGCCAGACGCGGAGAACTCATCGCATTCACCGAGTTCTCCGCGACTCCGCGTCTCCGCGTGAGATCAGCTGGCTTTCTTCCACGCGCCCAGCATCCGGCGCACGGCCACGAGCTCGCCGATGTGGTACGCGGCGTGGTCGGCGGCGAGCAGGATCTCGCGGATGTACGTCTGCCCGGTGCCGTGCGGGATCTGCGCGAACAGGTCGATGGACGGGTCGCGCGCCATGGCCTGCAGCGCCGCGCGGTCGGCGCGGAACGCGGCCACGCTGCGGTCCCACGCCTCCGCGTCCGGCGGGGCGGGGGAGTCCGGCCAGTAGTCGTCGGGCCAGCGGATCTCGCGGTAGTCCGGGTTGCGCGAGAAGTCGAGGATGTCGTGCTGGGTGATGCGCAGGTGCTCCAGCAGCTGCCAGGGCGAGTACGGCAGCCCGCCCGGCGTGCGCCCGCGCAGTTCGCGGGGAATGCCCTCCACCGCCGTGTCGAAATCCACGTGCGCCTCGCCCCACTCCAGCACCTTCGCCAGCTGCTCGCGGAGCGCTGAATCCTGCGCGCTCACCGGAACGACCTCGCGTCGATCACCGCGCCGTTCTGCGTCCCTTCGACGGACGCCACGTAGGCGCGCGCCACCTCGGCCGCCGGCATCCCGCCGGAGGGGTCCATCCCCATGGCCTTCAGCGTCTCGCTCACCCACGGCGGGCTGACCACGTTCACGCGCACCCCGCGCGGCGCCTCGAGCGCGGCCGCGCGCACGAAGCCCTCCAGCCCCGCGTTCACCAGGCTGATCGCCGCGCTCCCCGGCATCGGGTCGTGCGCCAGCACGCCGCTGGTGACGGTGAACGAGCCGCCGTCGGCCACGGTCGCGAGCCCGCGGCGGACCAGGTTCACCTGTCCCATCAGCTTGTTGTGCAGGCTCGTCTCGAAGTCCTCGTCGGTGAGCTGCTCCAGCGGCTTCCACGCGCCCGAGCCCGCGCACGACACCAGCGTGTCGAAGCGCCCCACCGCGCGGAACAGCTCCTCGATGGACGCGGTGGAGGTGATGTCCACGCGCACGTCGCCGCTGCTGCGGGCGGCGCGAACGACCTCGTGCCCCTTCGCCACCAGCGCGTCCGCCACCGGGTCGCCGATGGTCCCCGTCCCGCCGATCACGATCACCTTCATCCCCGTCCTCCTCCCGTTGCCTCGTTCGCCCACGACCGCGCTCCGGGTGACACTCGCTTACCGGCGGCGCGGATGCAAGCCCGGGCCATCGCACCCGGCGAATGGAATTCGCGGGCAACAAGAGCACCAAGTCCCTGCGGGACTGCGGCCGCGGCATCCCGGCGGCTCGAAGGGGGCTGGCGAGGGGGCAGATCAACGCGTGGCTTCGCGGAGGAGGGGATACGGGTTCAGGTCGCGGCCGTGCCACCAGCGGTTGGGGTCGGTGACGGTGTAGATGCCGAAGTGCAGGTGCGGGCTGCCGCCCTGCGCGTTCCCGGTCGTTCCCACGTAGCCGATGACGTCGCCCGCGCGCACCAGCTCGCCCTCGACGAGGCCCGCGCGGTAGCCCTGCAGGTGGGCGTAGAAGTAGAGGGTGCGCGTGTCCAAGTCGCGCTCGTAGATGGAGATGCCGCCCAGCGCGCTGGAGTCGCGCTTCACGATCACGCCGGGCGCGGCGGCCAGCACCGGCGTGCCGCGCGGCGCCATGATGTCGATCCCCAGGTGCTTGCGCCCGCCGGAGCGCCCCGCGCCGAAGCTGTCGCGCAGCTCCCCCGCGCGCACGCCCGCCACGGGGATCACCAGCCGCGGCGCCGCCTCCGCGCGCCGCAGCTCCTCGGGCCGCGCGAAGCGGACGACGAGCGCCTTCCCGGTGATCGCGAGGAACGTCACCACCCCAACCAGCAGCGCGCCCTCCACGAGCGCGACGGCGATGGCGGCGGTGCGGAACGACAGGCGGATGCGCATGGAAGGACCGGCGGGCGCACGAAGCGAGCCGTCAAAAGAAAAGTCCTAAGTGCTAAGTCCTAAGTGCTAAGTTAACTACGACTTAGGACTTAGGACTTAGGACTTAGGACTTGGGACTTAGGACTTAGGACTTCTTCTGCTTCTCGACCTACCGCCGGTCGTACGTCACCTCCACGTCGTACGACTCGCCCGTCTTCCCCAGCACGCGCAGGGAGATCGCGGCGTTGCCGCGGTCCAGCGGCACGTCGTCGTTCACCTGGAACGGCGCGCGGAAGAGGTTGCCGAAGCGCGAGTCGAAGCCGGCTTCGCGCGGCACCACCTTCACCGGCGAGTGGCCGCTGTCCACCGTTCCGTCGACCTCGTACACCAGCACGCCCTCGCTCCCCGACGGCTGCAGCTTGTCGTCCACGCCGGGCTGCGCGACTTCGACGACCAGCACCTTCGACGGCGAGGCGGGGTCGTCCACCGGCAGCACCAGCATCTGCAGGCCGTCGCCGC
This genomic interval from Longimicrobium sp. contains the following:
- a CDS encoding NADH:flavin oxidoreductase/NADH oxidase codes for the protein MTIRGVTLRNRIGVSPMCQYSCVDGFAAPWHMVHLGSRAVGGAGAVIAEATAVTADGRISPADLGIWSDAHAEALAPIARFVEANGAVAGIQLAHAGRKASTAPPWKGGGYVDPAQGGWRPIWAPSAIPFHAEAPVPEALDAAGIASVVDAFAAAAVRAREAGFRLAEIHAAHGYLLHQFLSPLSNHRDDAYGGSFENRTRIVRDVVQAVRRVWPDDLPLFVRISATDWVEGGWDAEQSVELARMLGPLGVDVIDCSSGGNVARVRIPIGPGYQVEFAERIRREAGVATAAVGLITSAPQADAIVREGRADMVLLARQLLRDPYWPLHAAKELGVPGDWPVQYQRAVD
- a CDS encoding DinB family protein; protein product: MSAQDSALREQLAKVLEWGEAHVDFDTAVEGIPRELRGRTPGGLPYSPWQLLEHLRITQHDILDFSRNPDYREIRWPDDYWPDSPAPPDAEAWDRSVAAFRADRAALQAMARDPSIDLFAQIPHGTGQTYIREILLAADHAAYHIGELVAVRRMLGAWKKAS
- a CDS encoding M23 family metallopeptidase yields the protein MRIRLSFRTAAIAVALVEGALLVGVVTFLAITGKALVVRFARPEELRRAEAAPRLVIPVAGVRAGELRDSFGAGRSGGRKHLGIDIMAPRGTPVLAAAPGVIVKRDSSALGGISIYERDLDTRTLYFYAHLQGYRAGLVEGELVRAGDVIGYVGTTGNAQGGSPHLHFGIYTVTDPNRWWHGRDLNPYPLLREATR
- a CDS encoding short chain dehydrogenase; amino-acid sequence: MKVIVIGGTGTIGDPVADALVAKGHEVVRAARSSGDVRVDITSTASIEELFRAVGRFDTLVSCAGSGAWKPLEQLTDEDFETSLHNKLMGQVNLVRRGLATVADGGSFTVTSGVLAHDPMPGSAAISLVNAGLEGFVRAAALEAPRGVRVNVVSPPWVSETLKAMGMDPSGGMPAAEVARAYVASVEGTQNGAVIDARSFR